A single window of Pectobacterium parmentieri DNA harbors:
- the pstA gene encoding phosphate ABC transporter permease PstA, with amino-acid sequence MKRWFRSGRPWVWLTASSISISLLAMLAIIVLLAGQGMRYLWPQPVWLLTLQPEQGVQRALIGEIYAEQTLSPQQLQQADLASSSGKEETRYLIKIGQREIYGQSFRALLSRDIIKFDKPADILVLKRTNNGTAYGYLAGMQEGEQSLVATDLPATLQHRVEQVQGLLAKTQAIRMGEMAKINQQFEALRLEEKKRQQAKTLDNQARARLQAERIELQRRFDELSRQLTALNLDINRDTVQLRDANGSVHLIPLRDIEQAWYPNAMSLWEKAGHWGQQAKYMLAHYSPDSNSTGQLFPAIFGTVLMVVLMSIVVMPLGVIAAVYLHEYAGKNSLTRWVRIAVVNLAGVPSIVYGVFGLGFFVYLIGGTLDQLFYSEALPNPTFGTPGLLWASLTLALLTLPVVIVATEEGLSRIPMSVRHGSLALGATKAETLWHVVLPMAVPAMMTGLILAVARAAGETAPLMLVGVVKSVPVLPVDDIFPYLHLERKFMHLGFQIYDLAFQSPDVEAARPLVYITALLLVLIVVGLNLAAIGIRHVLREKYRSLSL; translated from the coding sequence GTGAAGCGCTGGTTCCGTTCGGGAAGGCCCTGGGTGTGGCTGACCGCATCGTCAATTTCAATCAGCCTGTTGGCGATGTTGGCTATTATTGTGCTACTGGCAGGGCAGGGAATGCGTTATCTGTGGCCGCAGCCCGTCTGGCTACTGACATTACAGCCTGAACAGGGTGTTCAACGCGCGCTGATAGGGGAAATTTATGCTGAGCAGACGCTTTCGCCTCAGCAGTTGCAACAGGCTGATTTAGCGTCTTCGTCTGGGAAGGAAGAAACCCGTTATTTGATCAAAATTGGCCAGCGTGAAATTTATGGGCAGAGCTTTCGCGCGCTGCTGTCCCGCGACATTATCAAATTTGATAAACCTGCCGACATTCTGGTGTTAAAGCGAACCAATAATGGCACCGCCTACGGTTATCTGGCAGGAATGCAGGAGGGAGAGCAATCGCTGGTGGCGACGGATCTCCCCGCAACCCTACAGCATCGCGTCGAGCAGGTGCAGGGATTGCTCGCGAAGACGCAGGCAATTCGCATGGGTGAGATGGCAAAGATCAACCAGCAGTTTGAGGCGCTACGGCTGGAAGAGAAAAAGCGACAGCAGGCAAAGACGCTGGATAATCAGGCGCGGGCCCGTCTTCAGGCAGAACGTATTGAACTGCAACGCCGCTTTGATGAACTATCGCGCCAGCTAACCGCACTCAATCTGGATATTAATCGCGATACCGTGCAGTTACGGGATGCGAACGGCAGCGTCCATCTTATCCCACTCAGAGACATTGAGCAGGCCTGGTATCCTAATGCAATGAGTCTGTGGGAAAAAGCCGGTCATTGGGGTCAGCAGGCGAAATACATGCTGGCGCACTACTCGCCGGACAGCAACAGCACAGGCCAACTTTTCCCTGCCATTTTTGGCACCGTGCTGATGGTGGTGCTGATGTCCATTGTCGTGATGCCGCTGGGGGTGATCGCTGCGGTTTACCTACATGAATATGCAGGAAAGAATAGTTTAACGCGCTGGGTGCGGATTGCGGTGGTTAACCTGGCTGGTGTGCCATCGATTGTTTACGGTGTATTCGGATTAGGTTTTTTTGTTTATCTCATCGGCGGCACGTTGGATCAACTGTTCTATTCTGAAGCGCTGCCGAACCCGACATTTGGTACGCCGGGGCTGCTGTGGGCGTCGCTGACGCTGGCATTGCTAACGCTGCCAGTGGTGATTGTGGCGACAGAGGAAGGGTTGTCGCGAATTCCGATGTCTGTGCGCCACGGTTCGCTGGCTCTGGGGGCGACCAAAGCCGAAACGCTGTGGCACGTCGTTTTGCCGATGGCCGTTCCTGCGATGATGACGGGGTTGATCCTTGCCGTAGCGCGTGCCGCGGGGGAAACAGCGCCGCTGATGTTAGTCGGCGTGGTGAAGTCGGTGCCAGTTTTACCGGTTGATGACATTTTCCCTTATCTGCATCTTGAGCGAAAATTTATGCATCTGGGGTTCCAAATCTACGATCTGGCGTTTCAAAGCCCGGATGTGGAAGCAGCAAGGCCGCTGGTGTACATCACCGCGCTGCTGCTGGTATTGATTGTGGTCGGGTTGAACCTTGCTGCAATTGGGATCCGTCATGTTTTGCGTGAGAAATACCGGTCGTTATCACTCTGA